One bacterium genomic window, ATGCGGTCTTTCAATGGCTGAATCGAGCGCTGTAATTTCTTAGAACGCTTGTAGTAAATGCCCGCCGTTTCAATTACGCTTTTGCCCGGTTCGAGCGGAATAATCACTTCCTGATTTGTGTAGAAGTCATTCACGGTTAGTGTGTCATTCACTGGTTTGGTGTGCGGATGTGCCATCAACAAGTCGCCGTACTTGGCGAATTGTTCCGCTTGATTGCACTCGTCGAGTTGTTTCTGCAATTGCACTATCAACTGGCGTTGCTTGCCGATCAGTCGTTTCAGCCGCCCGCGGTGATCCTTGAGCGCGGCTTCGAATCGCATCCGTTCATGGAATTGACTCTGAATATTCTGGAGCAACGACACAATCGGAGTCGAAGTTGACTTTGAGGAGGAGTCACCCTTAAGCGAATAGCGATCACCGTCGTATTCGATTTCAAAACGTCGATCACCGAATTCCGCTACGAGTCCAGTCCCAGATTTGGGAACATCCGCCAACCCCGCCGGGGCGGCATACTGCGCTCGCGGGCGCAATTCGCGCGGATCGTTCACGACACGGGCAGCCTGCACAATGGCGCCGTCTGCATCAAGCAGATACGCGTTGCTTTGAGCGCCGAACAACTCGAACACGATCGTGAATTTGAGCGCGTCGAATCCTTCGCGCGGTTGCTCGCATTCGAATACGACGATGCGATTGTCGCGGCGTCCTTCGCAGTTGATAATCGTTGCCGGAGTCAATTCCTGCCAGATTGCGAATGAGTCGCCTTGCCCGGGCCAGCCGGACAAACACAGGAATGTCACCGGCGAAAACGAGAAGACGATGTGCATCTTCGAGTCGCCGGCGAATAGAAATCGAAACGTCTTCGACAGTTTGTCGTACTCGACCTTGACAAGTGTTGCTTCGCGCAGAAGCTCATCGAGTTCGCGCGCCATGAAGAATGTCGCTATTGCGGTCTTTGGTATCATCAGGGTGGAAGCTATTGTATCACAAGCACAAAGTCAACCATGTCACTTTTAGGTTGACAAAAGCCGCCGCGACCTGTTTTATGGCAAGTTTGTTAAACCACGAGGGCGTATGATCCGCAGTATGACAGGCTATGGCAAAGCCACGGCCACCATCAATCGCAAGAAAGTAGCCATCGAAATCAGTTCGGTGAACAACCGTTTCCTCGAATTGTCGGTGCGTTTGCCGAAAGTTTTCGGCGAATACGAGAGCGAAATTCGCGAAGCCGTAGCTTCCTTGGTATCGCGCGGCAAGCTTACCTTGACAATGAACATCGAAGACAACGGCGCAACGCCGCAGACTTTAGTGCTCAACGAAGAAACAGCGGAACTCTATTACAAGATGTTCTGCGATCTCAAGAAGAAGTTCAAGCTGGCCGGTGAGATAAGCTTAGCCGACTTCACCGGATTGCCGGAGTTGTTCAGCGTCGTCACAGCGGCGCCATTGCCGAAAGGCGAAATCGAGAAACTGCTTGAGGCCGTCCGAAAGGCTGCGGACTCATTGAATAAAATGCGTCAGCGCGAAGGCAAGGTTCTTGGCGATGACATGATGAGCCGCGTCAAATTGATTGCCAAGGCTCTGGAAAATGTCGAGAAATTGCATCCCAAGAGCATTGATCGCTACAAACAGCGCCTGCACGAAACCGTCAAGAAGATCGAAGGCGAAGGCATTAACCTTCACGGCAGCGACGAGATGCGTCTCCGATTGGACATGGAATTGGCGATTCTGGTAGATAAGGCTGACATCACCGAAGAATGCGTTCGCCTCCGCAGTCATTGCGATGCCTACAATGCGGCGATCAAGGCCGAAGGCGACACCGGCAAAAGGTTAAATTTCATCTTGCAGGAAATGAACCGCGAGGCCAATACCATTGGCGCTAAGGCTTCATTATACGAGATATCTGCGGAAGTTATCAAAATTCGCGAAGAAATAGAAAAAATGCGTGAGCAGGTTCAGAATATCGAATGACGCAAATCGGCGTAAATCAGTTGGACAAGCTCAACTCCCGCAAGCCTTTGATCGTGGTTATGTCGGGACCGTCCGGTGTAGGAAAGTCCTCGATAGTTGAAGGATTATTGACTTCGCACCGAGATTTTGTTGAGTCGGTTTCAGCAACTACGCGTAAAAGACGCACAGGCGAGCGCAGCGGCCGCGATTACTTCTTCCTCTCCCATGCGGAGTTTCGGAACAAAAAGAAGAACCGCGAGTTCATAGAGACAGCGGAGATATTCGGCGAATTCTACGGAACGCCGAAGAAACCCGTGCTGGATGCTCTGGAACGCAAGCGCACAGTGCTCTTTGATATCGATATCGCCGGCGGTCAGGCCATTAAGAAATGGTGTCGCGACGCGGTTTTGATATTCATCATGCCGCCGAGTTTGAACGTCTTGCGCAAAAGACTCGTCGGAAGAAAGACCGAATCCGAGTCGCAGGTCAAAGTCAGGCTTGGAAGAGCGCTAAAGGAAATGAAAGTTTGGACGAAATATGACTACGTTGTCTGTAACGATGACCTTGAGAGGGCAACGGCTCTGATTGAGAACATCATCACGGCCGAGTCACAGCGAGTTAGTCGAAGCGGTACAATCAACTTTACGGAGTAAACGATGAACAGAATGAAAGATCAAACCCTGCTGATGAGCAATCTCGACGACATCACACTGAATCATTACGAAGCGGTGCTGATTGCCTCTCGTCGTGCACGTCTGGTCAATGTCAAGCGTCTGCAGCAGTTGGAAATGATGAACGAAGATAGCGAATACAATATCGACTACCGTAAAGTCACCACAGTGGCTCTGGAAGACCTGTTGACGAACAAAATCAAGTTTGCTTACAAAACCGAGGAAGCATAGTTAAATGGCAAAAAATCTGGTCATAGTCGAGTCTCCAACCAAATCGAAAACTCTTGCCAAATTTCTGGGCAAGAATTTTACGATTAAGGCTTCGGTGGGTCATGTCATTGATCTGCCCAAGTCGAAATTGGGTATTGATCTGGAGAACGGCTTCCAACCAGAATATACTGTCATTAAGGGCAAGGCTCCGATCATTAAGGAGCTTAAAGACGCCGCCAAGAAATCGAAAGCCATCTATTTGGCACCGGACCCTGACCGCGAAGGCGAAGCGATTGCATTTCACATCGCTTCCAAACTTGACAAGCTCGACATCCCGATCTACCGCGTGACATTCAACGAAATCACGAAGAAAGCGGTTTTGGCTGGAATCGAAAACGCGACTCAGATCAATCAGAATCTCGTCGATGCCCAACAGGCGCGACGCATTCTTGATCGTCTCGTGGGTTACAAAATCAGCCCGATACTTTGGCGCACAGTCTATCGCGGTCTGTCCGCCGGACGTGTGCAATCAGTTGCGTTGCGCATCATTTGCGAGCGCGAGGCTGAAATCGATGCCTTCAAACCGGAAGAGTATTGGAAGTTCAACGGCGAGTTTGAAACCGCCAAGAAAGCGCGCTTCACAGCACGGCTGTTCAAAGTCGATGGTCAGGATTTCAAAGTATCTACCGGCGAAGAAGCCGAAGCGCTGAAGAACGACATTGTTAAGCAGTCATACAAAGTATCGAGTGTCGAGGTTGACAAGAAGAGCCGCAAAGCGTTGCCTCCTTATATAACGTCAACTTTGCAACAGGATGCCTCGATTCGTCTGGGTTATGCTTCGTCCAAGACGATGGCAATTGCGCAGTCATTATATGAAGGCGTCGAGATAGGATCCGAGGGTCAGGTTGGTCTCATAACTTACATGAGAACCGACTCGGTGCGAATCGCTGACGAAGCTGTGGCCGCAGCAAAGGCGTATATCGTTGACAGCTTTGGGCCGGACTTCTATCCGGAAACGCCAAATACTTATAAGACCAAGAAGAATGCCCAGGATGCGCACGAGGCAATTCGCCCGACTTATCTTGAGCACTCACCGGAATCGTTGAAGAAGAATCTGACTCGCGACCAATATCGGCTCTATGAATTGATCTGGAACCGCTTTCTGGCGTCGCAAATGTCGCCGGCGCAGTTCGATCAGTTGACCGTGGATATCACTGGCGGCAAGTATCAATTCCGTGTGACCAGTACCAAAGTGACGTTCGAAGGATTCCTCAAGGTCTATTCGATGACTGCCGAAGAGGACCCGGCTGCCAACGGAAACGGTGATGTCAAGAAATTGCCGAAGCTTGAAAAAGACGATAAGGTCACGCTCGAAGAGGTACTTCCGACACAGCATTTCACCAAGGCGCCGCCGCGATTTAGCGAAGCATCACTGGTGAAGGAACTCGAAGCGAACGGTATCGGGCGTCCATCGACTTATGCGCAGATCATATCGACTTTGAAGAACAGAACTTACGTTGAAATCAATCAGCGCCGTCTCTTCCCGACAGACTTGGGCAAGACGGTAAACGGAATATTGGTCAATGAATTCCCCGAGATTTTCTCAGTGCAGTTTACCGCGTTGATGGAAACCGAACTCGACCGTGTCGAGGATGGCGAAATGACGTGGAAGGGTGTGCTCGAAGAATTCTACGAGCCGTTTTCCAAGCGATTGGTCGAGGTTGAAGGCAACCAGCAAGAGATCAAAGCTTCCACACAGAAGGCTTCAGATGTTGTCTGCAGCAAGTGCGGATTACCGATGATCGAGAAGTGGGGTCGCAATGGCCGATTCCTTGCATGCACCGGTTATCCTGAGTGCAAGAGCACCCAGCCACTTGAAGGCAAGGAAGATCTGACGACTGATGAGAAATGCGAGCTATGCGGCTCACCGATGGTGATCAAGCAGGGTCGTTTCGGCAAGTTCACTGCCTGTTCTGCCTATCCGGAATGCAAGAACACCAAGCCGCTTTCAGTGGGAATGAAGTGCCCGAAGGAAGGCTGCGATGGCGATGTAGTCGAACGACGCACCAGACGCGGCAAATCGTTCTGGGGCTGCGGCAAATACCCGAAATGCGATTTCGCCTCGTGGTATAAGCCGGTTGCCAAGAAATGCCCGCAATGCGGATCAGCATATATGGTCGAGAAGGACACCAAAAAGGACGGTCAGCACCTGTATTGTCCGGAGTGTCACCACAAATCGATCAAGCAGGAAGAGCCGGAGACCGCTCCAGTTTAGCTTGCCGATTAGTTAAAATCCCCCTACAATTTCAGCATGTCCAATGCTTTGACCGGCAATATCGACCGGTATCTTGAGTATTTGCGCAATGTGCGTCA contains:
- a CDS encoding DUF814 domain-containing protein, with translation MIPKTAIATFFMARELDELLREATLVKVEYDKLSKTFRFLFAGDSKMHIVFSFSPVTFLCLSGWPGQGDSFAIWQELTPATIINCEGRRDNRIVVFECEQPREGFDALKFTIVFELFGAQSNAYLLDADGAIVQAARVVNDPRELRPRAQYAAPAGLADVPKSGTGLVAEFGDRRFEIEYDGDRYSLKGDSSSKSTSTPIVSLLQNIQSQFHERMRFEAALKDHRGRLKRLIGKQRQLIVQLQKQLDECNQAEQFAKYGDLLMAHPHTKPVNDTLTVNDFYTNQEVIIPLEPGKSVIETAGIYYKRSKKLQRSIQPLKDRISQSEVQISQFDEILTKLENVENELALEEILSRYKMKALTVALAKAEQSTSRYYRIFESSAGETILVGKSSEGNDVLTFKTARSWDLWFHVGQNIPGSHVILVLPDKNRAPSKASIEEAARIAAYYSDMRRVTNVPIIYTERRYVRKMKKGGPGQVIYQNVKSLFVDPALPATATEQD
- a CDS encoding YicC family protein, which translates into the protein MIRSMTGYGKATATINRKKVAIEISSVNNRFLELSVRLPKVFGEYESEIREAVASLVSRGKLTLTMNIEDNGATPQTLVLNEETAELYYKMFCDLKKKFKLAGEISLADFTGLPELFSVVTAAPLPKGEIEKLLEAVRKAADSLNKMRQREGKVLGDDMMSRVKLIAKALENVEKLHPKSIDRYKQRLHETVKKIEGEGINLHGSDEMRLRLDMELAILVDKADITEECVRLRSHCDAYNAAIKAEGDTGKRLNFILQEMNREANTIGAKASLYEISAEVIKIREEIEKMREQVQNIE
- the gmk gene encoding guanylate kinase; protein product: MTQIGVNQLDKLNSRKPLIVVMSGPSGVGKSSIVEGLLTSHRDFVESVSATTRKRRTGERSGRDYFFLSHAEFRNKKKNREFIETAEIFGEFYGTPKKPVLDALERKRTVLFDIDIAGGQAIKKWCRDAVLIFIMPPSLNVLRKRLVGRKTESESQVKVRLGRALKEMKVWTKYDYVVCNDDLERATALIENIITAESQRVSRSGTINFTE
- a CDS encoding DNA-directed RNA polymerase subunit omega — encoded protein: MNRMKDQTLLMSNLDDITLNHYEAVLIASRRARLVNVKRLQQLEMMNEDSEYNIDYRKVTTVALEDLLTNKIKFAYKTEEA
- the topA gene encoding type I DNA topoisomerase, which gives rise to MAKNLVIVESPTKSKTLAKFLGKNFTIKASVGHVIDLPKSKLGIDLENGFQPEYTVIKGKAPIIKELKDAAKKSKAIYLAPDPDREGEAIAFHIASKLDKLDIPIYRVTFNEITKKAVLAGIENATQINQNLVDAQQARRILDRLVGYKISPILWRTVYRGLSAGRVQSVALRIICEREAEIDAFKPEEYWKFNGEFETAKKARFTARLFKVDGQDFKVSTGEEAEALKNDIVKQSYKVSSVEVDKKSRKALPPYITSTLQQDASIRLGYASSKTMAIAQSLYEGVEIGSEGQVGLITYMRTDSVRIADEAVAAAKAYIVDSFGPDFYPETPNTYKTKKNAQDAHEAIRPTYLEHSPESLKKNLTRDQYRLYELIWNRFLASQMSPAQFDQLTVDITGGKYQFRVTSTKVTFEGFLKVYSMTAEEDPAANGNGDVKKLPKLEKDDKVTLEEVLPTQHFTKAPPRFSEASLVKELEANGIGRPSTYAQIISTLKNRTYVEINQRRLFPTDLGKTVNGILVNEFPEIFSVQFTALMETELDRVEDGEMTWKGVLEEFYEPFSKRLVEVEGNQQEIKASTQKASDVVCSKCGLPMIEKWGRNGRFLACTGYPECKSTQPLEGKEDLTTDEKCELCGSPMVIKQGRFGKFTACSAYPECKNTKPLSVGMKCPKEGCDGDVVERRTRRGKSFWGCGKYPKCDFASWYKPVAKKCPQCGSAYMVEKDTKKDGQHLYCPECHHKSIKQEEPETAPV